In Massilia forsythiae, one DNA window encodes the following:
- a CDS encoding tetratricopeptide repeat-containing diguanylate cyclase — protein MPLLSACAGAHAGAATPEPLAARLAQIQEVTRIDPQRALPLLAQLAPALAAAPPGARADFLSLSCITEQRLGHDERALPLCEQALALARQSRDPDATAQALLAKAYALFGMNEMARAHKLVWEAEKLAASSQDLGLRVRVLISSGESFAEEGNFPNAVARMQAAATLARQSGSPLQAVIALNSLAYLYNQMRDHAKAYEVLDEAYVAAARLDSPSRMAILKTTEYGVAVDSGQLQRALAAMQATLALARRIDAGPLTAATLLNLSDCYLKLHDYRNALPYAQQALEQAQRLRNDKLLAGARINVGQVYLAMGRLGEGKRRMEEGVAWYEKSGHKPDLQAILAEYGDALERAGDDTAALAAYHRERALSNELFEKRRQKAMMELQEQYEADKRQRQIQSLRQENQVKSAELDNRRLQQRIWWLLALVFALAAAIVTILYRKVRHTNAQLEEKNLELEQQSARDPLTGLYNRRHFQQFMRGYTPAERRGNGAEDMVGALFLLDVDHFKHINDTWGHCAGDAVLRTIADALREILRETDMIVRWGGEEFLAFLPAVPRASLDEVARRLLAGIPARRVDYQGVPLSVNVSIGFAPFPLAPDGKDMSWERAVNIVDMALYLAKGHGRNRAYGVRGLKDGGGAALDGIEQDIERAWRSGQVELSIVQGACRSYEPCPDRIPSL, from the coding sequence TGCCGGCGCCGCCACGCCCGAGCCGCTGGCCGCGCGCCTAGCGCAGATCCAGGAAGTCACCCGCATCGATCCGCAGCGCGCGCTGCCGCTGCTGGCCCAGCTGGCGCCGGCGCTGGCCGCTGCGCCGCCGGGCGCGCGCGCCGATTTCCTCAGCCTGTCCTGCATCACCGAACAGCGCCTCGGCCACGACGAGCGCGCGCTGCCGCTGTGCGAGCAGGCGCTGGCGCTGGCGCGCCAATCGCGCGACCCGGATGCCACCGCCCAGGCCCTGCTGGCCAAGGCGTATGCCCTGTTCGGCATGAACGAGATGGCGCGCGCGCACAAGCTGGTATGGGAAGCCGAAAAGCTGGCGGCCTCCAGCCAGGACCTGGGCCTGCGCGTGCGCGTGCTGATCTCGTCGGGCGAATCGTTCGCCGAAGAGGGCAATTTTCCGAACGCGGTGGCCAGGATGCAGGCGGCCGCCACGCTGGCGCGCCAGAGCGGCAGCCCGCTGCAGGCGGTGATCGCCCTGAATTCGCTGGCCTACCTGTACAACCAGATGCGCGATCACGCCAAGGCCTACGAAGTGCTGGACGAGGCCTACGTCGCCGCGGCCAGGCTGGACTCGCCCAGCCGGATGGCGATCCTGAAGACCACCGAATACGGGGTGGCGGTCGATTCCGGCCAGCTCCAGCGCGCCCTGGCCGCCATGCAGGCCACGCTGGCGCTGGCGCGCCGCATCGACGCCGGCCCGCTGACCGCCGCCACCCTGCTGAACCTGTCGGACTGCTACCTGAAGCTGCACGACTACCGCAACGCCCTGCCCTATGCCCAGCAGGCGCTGGAACAGGCGCAGCGCCTGCGCAACGACAAGCTGCTGGCCGGCGCCCGCATCAACGTCGGCCAGGTCTACCTGGCGATGGGACGCCTGGGCGAGGGCAAGCGGCGCATGGAAGAAGGCGTGGCGTGGTACGAGAAATCCGGCCACAAGCCGGACCTGCAAGCCATCCTGGCGGAATACGGCGACGCCCTCGAACGCGCCGGCGACGACACCGCCGCGCTGGCCGCCTACCACCGCGAACGCGCGCTGTCGAACGAACTGTTCGAGAAACGGCGCCAGAAGGCGATGATGGAGCTGCAGGAGCAGTACGAGGCCGACAAGCGCCAGCGCCAGATCCAGTCGCTGCGCCAGGAAAACCAGGTCAAGTCGGCCGAGCTCGACAACCGCCGCCTGCAGCAGCGCATCTGGTGGCTGCTGGCGCTGGTGTTCGCGCTGGCCGCGGCCATCGTCACCATCCTGTACCGCAAGGTGCGCCATACCAACGCCCAGCTGGAAGAAAAGAACCTCGAACTCGAACAGCAGAGCGCGCGCGACCCCTTGACCGGCTTGTACAACCGGCGCCACTTCCAGCAGTTCATGCGCGGCTACACGCCCGCGGAACGGCGCGGCAACGGCGCAGAAGACATGGTCGGCGCCCTGTTCCTGCTCGACGTCGACCACTTCAAGCACATCAACGACACCTGGGGCCACTGCGCCGGCGACGCCGTGCTGCGCACCATCGCCGACGCGCTGCGCGAGATCCTGCGCGAGACCGACATGATCGTGCGCTGGGGCGGCGAGGAATTCCTTGCCTTCCTGCCGGCGGTGCCGCGCGCCAGCCTGGACGAGGTGGCGCGGCGCCTGCTGGCCGGCATCCCGGCGCGCCGCGTGGATTACCAGGGCGTGCCGTTGTCGGTGAACGTTTCGATCGGCTTCGCGCCCTTCCCGCTGGCGCCGGACGGCAAGGACATGTCGTGGGAACGCGCCGTGAACATCGTCGACATGGCGCTGTACCTGGCCAAGGGCCACGGCCGCAACCGCGCCTACGGCGTGCGCGGGCTGAAGGATGGCGGCGGTGCGGCGCTGGACGGTATCGAGCAGGATATCGAGCGCGCCTGGCGCAGCGGACAGGTCGAGCTGTCGATCGTGCAGGGGGCGTGCCGCAGTTACGAGCCGTGTCCTGACCGTATTCCAAGTCTTTAG
- a CDS encoding type VI secretion system Vgr family protein, which produces MQSDNELGSFMLSEKYLNAKNRPIQLTLFHQRQQTDNILLPQLVVGTESVCGGLNYQVNCIATSPNLPLKEFIGLPATLKFVNDRGQLRNISGLITEANSGECDGGIASYRIVIRDAMAIMEQRVNTRIFRRMSWPQVVASVLKEWVQINTALAGIFDYEFVPGFRWEKYPEREQTIQFNESDTAFVRRLLARSGIASFIRPGRNRVWSREPRDTEAMAAHTLVMFEDQRALAQNAAGIVRYHRDDATEQRDSITRWGAERKLQAGSTSIFSWDYKQPGSIPRMSVDVPSKSNQGETGNQLASGLQEFIVESPHVAADNQELYRLGVVRVQRKEFDTKCFTGEGTIRDFCAGQYFTITDHPEIDRHPPAERDFVIMSVAVKARNNLPKSLEERAQRLFAWNGWHGSRFSIADLADDATSTPFQMRFEAIRRTIPIVPAFDPRTDLHDPGLQIAVVVGNENDVVHCDELGRVKIRFPATRLADYQHTGGAGASDTGSDSAWVRVATTWAGSGASDCGTLTLPRVGTEVLVAFLGGDSDKPIIICQLFNANALPPPLSKRAGLPLTRFLSGIRSEEIQGSRANMLLFDDTPREISAQLASDDGFSQLNLGWLTHPRGERRQPRGEGVELRSDKSVAIRGGKGILITANGSDKAEGNQLDRSELIGLVEGLHDIADQLAKLAETHAHDAADDSQLKQLVEKLRHLDAGTNTAEANGSSGGAPIVAVSGPAGIIVASNENLALGAEKNADLITAADTHLVAGGKTSIRAAQGISVFSNDSGMKHIAARGNIQTEAQDGTIEILAKKVMELISTTDWINIKARKGICFYGGGSELRISADGIVGKTAGKNHFYAADHQTFAKQAAQTQFPDELPHHDICIPCMLAAARAHSPLVEAE; this is translated from the coding sequence GTGCAGAGCGATAATGAACTAGGCAGTTTCATGCTGTCCGAAAAGTATCTGAACGCGAAGAATCGTCCTATCCAACTCACTCTTTTCCATCAAAGACAACAAACCGATAATATTCTTCTTCCTCAACTCGTCGTCGGAACCGAGTCTGTTTGTGGTGGGCTGAACTATCAGGTCAATTGCATTGCCACCTCCCCTAACTTGCCTTTGAAAGAATTCATTGGCTTGCCTGCGACTCTCAAGTTCGTGAACGACCGTGGACAGTTGCGTAATATCAGCGGCCTGATTACAGAAGCAAATTCGGGAGAGTGCGACGGCGGCATTGCCAGCTACCGGATAGTCATTCGTGATGCCATGGCCATCATGGAGCAACGTGTTAATACTCGCATTTTCAGGAGAATGAGCTGGCCACAAGTCGTCGCCAGCGTATTGAAGGAATGGGTACAAATCAACACCGCATTAGCCGGCATTTTCGACTACGAATTTGTTCCTGGCTTTCGTTGGGAGAAGTACCCCGAGCGCGAACAAACGATACAGTTCAACGAGTCCGACACCGCATTCGTGCGACGGCTATTGGCACGTTCCGGTATCGCTTCGTTCATTCGACCTGGCCGTAATCGTGTATGGTCGCGGGAACCCCGGGATACAGAAGCGATGGCCGCACATACTCTCGTAATGTTCGAGGATCAGCGCGCTCTGGCACAGAACGCGGCTGGTATTGTCCGCTATCACCGTGACGACGCTACGGAACAGCGCGACTCCATCACGCGGTGGGGCGCTGAACGCAAGCTTCAGGCAGGCAGCACCAGCATTTTTAGTTGGGACTACAAACAGCCTGGGAGCATACCCAGGATGTCCGTCGATGTACCGTCCAAGAGCAATCAAGGCGAAACCGGTAATCAACTGGCTAGCGGACTACAAGAATTTATCGTTGAATCTCCTCATGTCGCTGCAGACAATCAGGAATTGTATCGCCTGGGCGTAGTACGTGTGCAGCGTAAGGAATTCGACACGAAGTGTTTTACCGGCGAGGGAACCATACGTGACTTCTGCGCGGGCCAATACTTCACGATCACGGATCATCCGGAGATCGATCGCCATCCTCCAGCGGAACGTGATTTCGTCATCATGTCGGTCGCAGTCAAGGCGCGCAACAATCTGCCGAAAAGCCTGGAAGAACGAGCCCAGAGGCTGTTCGCATGGAATGGTTGGCATGGGAGTCGCTTCAGCATCGCCGATCTCGCAGACGATGCGACCTCGACGCCGTTCCAAATGCGGTTCGAAGCGATACGAAGAACGATTCCAATTGTGCCCGCATTCGATCCGCGTACTGACCTGCATGACCCTGGCTTGCAGATTGCCGTTGTGGTCGGAAATGAAAACGATGTCGTGCATTGCGATGAATTAGGTCGTGTAAAGATTCGATTTCCGGCAACACGTTTGGCGGACTACCAGCACACAGGGGGTGCGGGGGCCTCGGATACGGGGTCCGATTCCGCCTGGGTCCGAGTGGCAACGACTTGGGCTGGCAGCGGCGCATCGGATTGTGGCACGCTAACGCTTCCCAGAGTGGGAACCGAAGTCCTGGTGGCTTTTCTCGGCGGAGATTCCGACAAGCCGATCATTATATGCCAGCTTTTTAATGCAAACGCGCTCCCTCCCCCTCTCAGCAAGCGCGCCGGCTTGCCATTGACTCGTTTTCTGTCGGGAATACGCAGCGAAGAGATCCAAGGATCGCGTGCAAACATGCTTCTTTTCGATGACACGCCGCGCGAAATCAGCGCTCAGCTCGCAAGCGACGATGGCTTCTCGCAACTGAATCTGGGTTGGTTGACGCATCCACGAGGAGAACGCCGCCAGCCGCGCGGCGAAGGCGTAGAACTACGCAGTGACAAATCGGTAGCAATCCGTGGCGGTAAAGGCATATTGATTACCGCGAATGGTAGTGACAAGGCCGAGGGAAATCAACTGGACCGGTCTGAACTGATTGGCTTGGTAGAAGGCCTGCATGATATCGCTGACCAGCTCGCAAAGCTCGCGGAAACCCATGCGCACGATGCTGCCGATGATTCTCAACTGAAGCAACTGGTGGAAAAACTCAGGCACTTGGACGCTGGAACGAATACTGCGGAGGCAAACGGCAGTTCGGGCGGCGCTCCCATCGTCGCGGTCAGCGGCCCGGCGGGAATCATCGTGGCAAGCAACGAGAACCTGGCGCTCGGAGCCGAAAAAAATGCCGATCTCATTACAGCTGCAGACACGCACCTTGTCGCCGGAGGAAAAACCTCGATACGTGCAGCTCAAGGCATCAGCGTTTTCAGCAACGACAGCGGCATGAAACACATTGCGGCGCGTGGCAACATACAAACTGAAGCGCAGGATGGGACCATTGAAATACTGGCAAAGAAGGTGATGGAACTGATCAGCACCACCGACTGGATAAACATCAAGGCCAGGAAAGGAATCTGTTTTTATGGCGGTGGCAGCGAATTGAGGATCAGCGCTGATGGAATCGTCGGCAAGACGGCCGGCAAAAATCACTTTTATGCCGCGGATCACCAGACATTCGCAAAACAGGCCGCGCAAACGCAATTTCCTGACGAATTGCCGCACCACGATATTTGCATCCCATGCATGCTCGCGGCAGCGCGCGCGCACAGCCCATTGGTGGAGGCGGAATGA
- a CDS encoding DUF3304 domain-containing protein: MKIIIPNFLRWYPILSLTLTIAFLGICTILYEYFKVEDNTVVSLSAIHHLGEEYRVNNFYIDKRISGEIMEGGEGGGLICCITIPKIWTPNLMVEIRWEVNRIIQTSDFIKKAEMEGIYRARVPIESYTEADHLWVHFFPHGRVRVVVSRFGPHAELHPIEWDDMQATRKATTGSISKELFTPEEIAEFRHEDSLNRKKYGDWR; the protein is encoded by the coding sequence ATGAAGATTATTATTCCAAATTTTTTACGATGGTACCCCATTCTATCGCTTACGCTAACGATCGCGTTTCTTGGAATTTGTACAATTTTATATGAATACTTCAAAGTAGAAGATAATACTGTAGTTTCGTTAAGCGCCATTCACCACTTAGGAGAAGAGTATAGAGTCAACAATTTTTATATCGATAAACGTATCAGCGGCGAAATTATGGAAGGTGGAGAAGGAGGAGGATTAATATGCTGTATAACAATTCCTAAAATATGGACTCCAAATTTGATGGTTGAAATAAGGTGGGAAGTAAACCGCATTATTCAAACATCCGACTTTATAAAAAAGGCCGAAATGGAGGGAATATATCGTGCACGAGTCCCTATTGAAAGTTACACTGAAGCTGATCATCTCTGGGTTCATTTCTTCCCACACGGCCGTGTACGAGTTGTTGTAAGCCGATTCGGACCTCATGCAGAACTACATCCGATCGAATGGGATGACATGCAGGCCACTAGAAAAGCAACCACAGGATCAATTTCTAAAGAACTATTTACCCCTGAGGAAATTGCCGAGTTCAGGCACGAAGACTCATTAAATAGAAAGAAATATGGAGACTGGCGATGA
- a CDS encoding DUF4123 domain-containing protein: MNNPRSDVSVYLLIDNGLLQEVAKSYAETHLQCRPVWLEPIYPETAMSVSPFLIDIETAYETGGLDTVMGYLNAVTPALHVSLIETRLDLQHIAQHLRRFICILDPEGKQFTLRYADCAVLEALASVLDSTQWATMHGPITRWHVHDRIGNLVQLPPVACVADGPTPLCLAHDQLTALDEESEPDHCIAKVKMMRHGGVLPGNAAEQHIWAKTAYQVWRAAENSNALILMFLTEAALLTKGMILQKNEIKKFFEMNEVGEFRKKLQPFIADHTH; encoded by the coding sequence ATGAACAATCCTCGTTCGGACGTGTCCGTATATCTCTTGATCGACAACGGGTTGCTGCAAGAGGTCGCGAAAAGCTACGCCGAAACTCATCTCCAGTGCCGTCCAGTATGGCTGGAGCCAATCTACCCAGAAACAGCAATGAGCGTTAGTCCATTTCTAATCGATATCGAAACCGCTTATGAAACAGGTGGACTGGATACGGTCATGGGCTATTTGAATGCTGTGACGCCTGCATTGCATGTTTCGCTTATCGAAACCAGGCTGGATCTTCAACATATTGCCCAACATCTGCGCAGATTTATTTGTATCCTAGACCCCGAAGGAAAGCAATTCACGTTGCGATATGCCGATTGCGCTGTACTTGAAGCGCTCGCCTCGGTGCTCGATTCCACGCAGTGGGCGACCATGCACGGCCCCATCACACGCTGGCATGTTCATGACCGAATAGGGAATCTCGTTCAACTGCCGCCAGTTGCGTGTGTAGCAGACGGACCAACGCCTCTGTGCTTGGCTCATGACCAGCTGACGGCGCTTGACGAGGAAAGCGAACCTGATCACTGCATCGCCAAAGTGAAAATGATGCGCCATGGTGGGGTTTTACCAGGTAACGCTGCAGAACAACATATATGGGCTAAAACTGCATACCAAGTTTGGCGCGCAGCGGAAAACTCAAATGCGTTGATTTTGATGTTTCTGACCGAGGCAGCGCTTTTGACAAAAGGTATGATCTTACAAAAGAATGAAATAAAAAAGTTTTTTGAAATGAATGAGGTAGGTGAATTTCGAAAAAAATTACAACCATTTATAGCAGACCATACTCACTGA